Proteins found in one Lysinibacillus fusiformis genomic segment:
- a CDS encoding zinc-finger domain-containing protein: protein MEKVTVMKDIDELHDTYCADCLVIKQLRKDRGKPGAHRFCIEACSVGEKLQFLGEELLKVYSK from the coding sequence ATGGAGAAAGTGACGGTTATGAAGGATATTGACGAACTGCATGATACGTATTGTGCGGATTGCTTGGTGATTAAGCAATTACGTAAAGACCGTGGTAAACCAGGGGCTCATCGTTTCTGTATTGAAGCCTGTTCAGTTGGAGAAAAGCTACAGTTCTTAGGGGAAGAGCTTTTAAAAGTTTATAGTAAATGA
- a CDS encoding amino acid ABC transporter ATP-binding protein, giving the protein MALMEVTNLKKSFDQVEVLKQITFSVEKNDVIAVIGPSGSGKSTMLRSLIHLEEIEGGSILIDGDYLVQDGHYTRPQDIKAITAKMGMVFQHFNLFPHLTVQQNLEMAPSLLKTESAEAITRRCQDLLQKIGLADKAKAYPANLSGGQKQRVAIARALMMNPQILLFDEPTSALDPELTGEVLKVMKSLAEDQMTMIVVTHEMGFAREVANKVVFMDGGQIIESDHPDNFFTNPQNDRTRAFLQKNLN; this is encoded by the coding sequence ATGGCATTAATGGAAGTAACAAATTTGAAGAAATCTTTCGATCAGGTGGAGGTTCTGAAACAAATTACATTTTCGGTAGAGAAGAATGATGTCATTGCAGTTATCGGTCCCTCTGGATCTGGGAAAAGTACAATGCTTCGGAGCTTAATTCATTTGGAAGAAATTGAGGGTGGCAGTATTTTAATAGATGGCGATTATTTAGTGCAAGATGGACATTATACAAGGCCACAGGACATCAAAGCAATCACAGCTAAAATGGGAATGGTCTTTCAACACTTTAACCTGTTCCCCCACTTAACCGTTCAGCAAAACCTCGAAATGGCACCAAGCTTATTAAAAACCGAATCAGCAGAGGCCATTACGAGACGCTGTCAAGATTTATTACAAAAAATTGGTCTTGCCGACAAGGCCAAGGCTTATCCTGCCAATCTTTCTGGTGGCCAAAAACAGCGTGTAGCAATCGCTCGTGCCCTGATGATGAATCCTCAAATTTTATTATTTGATGAGCCTACCTCTGCCTTAGATCCTGAGCTAACAGGCGAAGTATTAAAGGTCATGAAAAGCCTAGCAGAGGATCAGATGACAATGATTGTCGTGACACACGAAATGGGCTTCGCACGTGAGGTAGCAAATAAGGTAGTCTTTATGGATGGTGGTCAAATTATCGAATCCGACCATCCAGACAACTTCTTTACAAACCCTCAAAACGACCGTACACGAGCGTTTTTACAAAAGAATCTTAACTAA
- a CDS encoding Dps family protein encodes MTQNLNKQLNKLVATWSVLYTKLHNYHWYVTGPAFFTLHAKFEELYNETTLNLDEIAERILSKDGKPVATLKEHLELSYVEEATGDETTEDMVATTISDFQKLMKALNSTMELAAEEGDDRTEDLLNAMYQSLEKHTWMLKAFLDK; translated from the coding sequence ATGACACAAAACTTAAACAAACAATTAAATAAGCTAGTGGCCACATGGTCTGTGCTTTACACAAAGCTACACAATTATCATTGGTATGTCACAGGGCCAGCCTTCTTTACACTGCATGCAAAATTTGAAGAGCTGTATAATGAAACAACGCTGAATTTAGATGAAATAGCAGAGCGTATTTTATCAAAGGATGGCAAGCCAGTGGCGACATTAAAAGAGCATCTAGAGCTATCCTATGTAGAAGAAGCAACAGGTGATGAAACGACAGAGGACATGGTTGCAACGACAATTTCCGATTTCCAAAAGCTGATGAAAGCTTTGAATTCTACAATGGAGCTAGCCGCAGAAGAAGGGGACGACCGTACAGAGGATTTACTCAATGCGATGTATCAGTCTCTTGAAAAGCATACATGGATGTTAAAAGCCTTTCTTGACAAGTAA
- a CDS encoding general stress protein: MMNEQNPKIEVAHTRDEMLHILEHMRMEGYHQDDIHIIARDPQQFEDVKWDADVQTHEAGNWVDQFKSWFTGDSAVTEGLKRFNLSEGQIAYYAHLVEQGSIVLYAEHEDDVDTLQTYPETAEEQEERLRNQQRMAEAEQYRRFL, translated from the coding sequence ATGATGAATGAACAAAATCCAAAAATTGAGGTGGCCCATACAAGGGATGAAATGCTTCACATTTTAGAGCATATGCGAATGGAAGGTTATCACCAAGACGATATCCATATTATTGCGAGAGATCCCCAACAGTTTGAGGATGTAAAATGGGATGCCGATGTGCAAACACATGAGGCTGGAAATTGGGTAGACCAATTCAAATCTTGGTTTACAGGCGACTCAGCTGTTACAGAGGGCTTAAAACGATTTAATCTGTCAGAGGGACAAATCGCTTACTATGCACATCTTGTAGAACAAGGAAGTATTGTCCTATATGCAGAACACGAGGATGATGTTGATACGCTTCAAACCTATCCAGAGACAGCGGAAGAGCAAGAGGAGCGTTTAAGAAATCAACAGCGTATGGCAGAGGCAGAGCAATATAGAAGATTTTTATAA
- a CDS encoding DMT family transporter codes for MSIQGKANVLMVIVTMFWGLSYTFMVMGLETLAVYNVVALRCIIAFFVAGLIFYKRMIKVNGKTLKYAAIQGFLLFIVFALSLFGLQSTSASNAGFILSLTVVLVPIFSSFIEKKLPSRAVSFAIICTMIGITVLTAHGSFTFHTGDLLVAIAAVCYSIYLLLNSSFTRNVESISYGIYQLGFAGIYALGLTFLFETPTLPNSTTSWIAILGLGIICSAFCFVGQTVAQQYTSATHTGLIFSLEPIFAAMFAMMFIGEGLTMKLAIGGSFILIGNLVAQLEHFHALRFIKKDAQEKVIQ; via the coding sequence ATGAGTATCCAAGGAAAAGCAAATGTATTGATGGTTATTGTCACAATGTTTTGGGGGCTCTCTTATACCTTTATGGTCATGGGGCTAGAAACATTGGCAGTTTATAATGTGGTGGCATTGCGTTGTATCATCGCATTTTTCGTAGCAGGACTTATTTTTTACAAACGGATGATCAAAGTAAATGGTAAAACATTAAAATATGCGGCTATTCAAGGCTTTTTATTATTCATTGTGTTCGCGTTAAGTTTATTTGGTTTACAGTCTACTTCTGCTTCAAATGCTGGCTTCATCTTGAGCCTAACAGTCGTGTTAGTGCCGATTTTCAGCAGCTTTATTGAAAAAAAATTACCTTCTCGAGCAGTTAGCTTTGCGATCATTTGTACGATGATTGGTATTACTGTCTTAACAGCACATGGCTCATTCACTTTCCATACAGGTGATTTATTAGTAGCCATTGCTGCGGTATGTTATTCAATTTATTTACTTTTAAACAGCTCATTCACACGAAATGTAGAATCCATTTCATACGGAATTTATCAGCTTGGCTTTGCTGGTATTTATGCGCTTGGCTTAACATTTCTATTCGAAACACCGACATTGCCAAATTCCACAACATCTTGGATTGCTATTTTAGGGCTTGGCATCATCTGTAGTGCGTTTTGTTTTGTTGGTCAAACTGTTGCACAACAGTATACTTCTGCTACACATACAGGCCTTATATTCTCCTTAGAACCTATTTTTGCCGCTATGTTTGCCATGATGTTTATCGGAGAAGGCTTAACTATGAAATTAGCGATTGGTGGTAGCTTCATTCTTATTGGGAATTTAGTGGCTCAATTAGAGCACTTCCATGCCCTACGCTTTATAAAGAAAGACGCACAAGAAAAAGTCATACAATAA
- a CDS encoding amino acid ABC transporter substrate-binding protein: MKRVLTLFMMLTAVIVLAACGSSKEKTAEKDEKAADQEKVIIGIDDKFAPMGFRDDKNDIVGFDIDLARAAAEHMGVEAEFQPIDWKTKEAELLSGRIDLIWNGYTITDERKEKVLFTKPYLENSQVVLTKADSKITKLSDLAGQEVGIQSLSSAADALNGNPIHKEVKKITEFTDNVLALSDLKTGRVDAVVIDAVVAEYYMTQEPDTFKLLEESLAPEQYGIGVKPGNEALLEKLQAALDKMNEDGTASEISTKWFGEDKVLK; encoded by the coding sequence ATGAAACGTGTATTGACTTTATTTATGATGCTGACAGCTGTCATCGTTTTAGCAGCGTGTGGTTCATCAAAAGAAAAGACAGCAGAAAAAGACGAAAAAGCAGCAGATCAAGAAAAAGTTATTATTGGGATCGACGATAAATTTGCACCAATGGGCTTCCGCGATGATAAAAATGACATCGTTGGATTCGATATTGATTTAGCTCGTGCAGCAGCCGAGCATATGGGCGTTGAAGCAGAATTCCAGCCAATCGATTGGAAAACAAAAGAGGCAGAATTACTGAGCGGACGTATTGATTTAATTTGGAACGGTTATACGATTACAGATGAACGTAAGGAAAAAGTTTTATTTACAAAGCCTTATCTTGAAAACTCTCAAGTTGTGCTAACAAAGGCAGATTCAAAGATTACAAAACTAAGTGATTTAGCTGGACAAGAAGTAGGTATTCAATCTCTTTCTTCTGCGGCAGATGCATTAAACGGGAACCCGATTCACAAAGAAGTGAAAAAAATTACAGAATTCACGGATAATGTATTAGCATTATCAGACTTAAAAACAGGCCGTGTTGATGCGGTGGTCATTGATGCAGTGGTGGCAGAATATTACATGACACAAGAGCCGGATACATTCAAATTATTAGAGGAATCACTTGCACCTGAACAGTACGGTATTGGTGTGAAACCAGGCAATGAAGCATTATTAGAAAAACTACAAGCCGCGTTAGACAAAATGAATGAAGATGGTACAGCGTCTGAAATTTCTACAAAATGGTTCGGTGAAGATAAAGTATTAAAGTAA
- a CDS encoding HAMP domain-containing sensor histidine kinase — MRKLRSISHALITKVVVFLIAIACLTGIARVMINMEFNEIHLSSINQDHYFESRAFADESYSIIAPLAQLIGKYKSEEYILSDKTLIEEDNRRIEEELYYDFRNSYRYNSNLSEEENKHNYQEIYANDIARIKDKSMNEQVRNFYRLRSTLEAYEGIVFYASDGEHEFSNSDLNKKEQFESFDAYMLFENYQQKLHPNEVKESRYLDYFTHEVDMLNPQTDVMYVAFKDSYLQQKMSEWEKDKATAQSFLNEFMVFLAGFILSFVYLIIVIGRTSFKDKEIHFHVIDKLYNDLNIVLIGCLTAMWIAMIVEVFHDMYMFFSVPIFIIAFLLILSLVKHIKNRSLLQHTLLYQIFKKLFILVKHVFDSGSTGVKIVLLVIGYPLVVAATFFVFPITMGIAAWLALRKVKSFNRIKEGVEQIKNGDLHHRIEVDGKGEFSQLAENINRITDGLKKAVDSEIKSERLKTELITNVSHDIRTPLTSIITYVDLLKLENDPAMIAEYVDVLDQKSKRLQHLTDDLFEAAKASSGSIPVQLERIDIVSLLTQGIGEMDEKIEASSLDFKLAHPTEKVYVKADGKLLWRAIENLFSNIFKYALPTSRVYIGVEDIGNEILVTFKNISAYELNISVDELMERFKRGDESRSSQGSGLGLSIAESLIHIQHGKFLVQVDGDLFKVMIYLPKFPNE; from the coding sequence TTGAGAAAGTTGAGAAGTATTAGTCATGCACTCATTACGAAAGTGGTTGTCTTCCTAATTGCCATCGCTTGTTTAACTGGTATCGCGAGGGTAATGATCAACATGGAATTTAATGAGATTCATCTTAGTAGTATAAATCAAGATCATTATTTTGAAAGCCGAGCATTCGCTGATGAAAGTTACAGCATTATTGCTCCTTTAGCGCAATTAATCGGAAAATACAAAAGTGAAGAATATATTTTAAGTGATAAGACACTAATAGAAGAGGATAATAGAAGAATCGAAGAAGAGTTATATTATGATTTCCGTAATTCTTATAGATATAATTCGAATTTGAGTGAAGAGGAAAATAAGCATAACTATCAAGAAATATATGCAAATGACATTGCTAGAATAAAAGATAAAAGTATGAATGAACAGGTAAGAAATTTTTATCGATTACGCAGTACGCTAGAAGCCTATGAAGGAATTGTGTTTTATGCGAGTGACGGTGAGCATGAGTTCTCCAATAGTGATCTCAATAAGAAAGAGCAATTTGAATCCTTTGATGCCTATATGTTATTTGAAAATTATCAACAAAAGCTTCATCCGAATGAAGTGAAAGAAAGTCGATACTTGGATTACTTTACACATGAAGTTGACATGTTGAACCCACAGACAGATGTTATGTATGTAGCGTTTAAAGATTCTTACCTACAACAAAAAATGTCGGAATGGGAAAAAGATAAAGCGACTGCCCAAAGCTTTCTGAATGAATTTATGGTATTTCTAGCAGGGTTTATTTTATCTTTTGTGTATTTAATCATAGTTATTGGAAGAACGTCATTTAAAGATAAAGAAATTCATTTCCATGTCATTGACAAACTTTATAATGATCTCAATATTGTGCTAATCGGATGTTTAACAGCGATGTGGATCGCCATGATTGTGGAAGTATTCCATGATATGTACATGTTCTTCAGCGTGCCTATTTTTATCATTGCCTTCCTATTGATTTTATCGCTCGTAAAGCATATTAAAAATAGATCGTTATTGCAGCATACACTCCTCTATCAAATTTTCAAAAAGCTATTTATTTTGGTGAAACATGTTTTTGACAGTGGTAGTACAGGCGTGAAAATTGTGCTGCTAGTCATTGGCTATCCATTAGTTGTGGCGGCAACATTTTTCGTGTTTCCCATTACGATGGGGATAGCTGCCTGGTTGGCGCTGAGAAAGGTGAAGTCGTTTAACCGCATTAAAGAGGGTGTAGAGCAAATTAAAAATGGGGATCTTCATCATCGAATTGAAGTGGATGGAAAAGGGGAGTTTAGTCAACTTGCAGAAAATATAAATCGGATTACAGATGGGTTGAAAAAGGCAGTGGATAGTGAAATCAAGAGTGAGCGTTTAAAAACAGAGCTTATTACGAATGTTTCGCATGATATCAGAACGCCTTTAACATCAATTATTACGTATGTCGATTTATTAAAATTAGAAAATGACCCTGCAATGATTGCTGAATATGTGGACGTGTTAGATCAAAAATCGAAAAGACTTCAGCACTTAACCGATGATTTATTTGAAGCGGCTAAAGCATCAAGTGGTAGTATACCTGTCCAGTTAGAACGGATTGATATCGTATCATTACTAACGCAAGGGATCGGAGAAATGGATGAAAAAATTGAAGCCTCGTCCTTAGATTTTAAATTAGCTCATCCAACAGAAAAAGTGTATGTGAAGGCTGATGGTAAACTCCTGTGGCGCGCTATCGAAAATCTATTCTCGAATATTTTTAAATACGCACTGCCTACATCAAGGGTATATATTGGTGTGGAAGATATAGGGAATGAAATACTTGTGACATTTAAAAATATTTCAGCATACGAATTAAATATTTCAGTTGATGAGTTAATGGAACGCTTTAAACGCGGAGATGAATCAAGATCAAGCCAAGGTAGCGGATTAGGGTTGTCGATTGCTGAAAGCCTTATTCACATCCAGCACGGCAAGTTCTTAGTGCAAGTAGATGGCGATTTATTTAAGGTCATGATTTATCTACCCAAATTCCCAAATGAATAA
- a CDS encoding amino acid ABC transporter permease, whose protein sequence is MADYWQTMILPMLEGAKMTVLLFFIAILVSIPFGFLLTLAVKSRIKPLAWLAHTYIYIMRGTPLLLQLLLICFGLPMLPVIGEYLVLDRFVAACLGFILNYAAYFAEIFRGGLLAIDKGQYEAAQVLGLSKWQTTTRVILPQMFRVALPALSNESVTLIKDTALLYAVAVPELLHFAQTAVNRDFTITPFFIAGAIYLVMTLVLTIFFKLLEKRFKFE, encoded by the coding sequence ATGGCGGATTACTGGCAAACTATGATATTACCGATGCTAGAAGGGGCAAAAATGACAGTTTTACTGTTTTTCATCGCCATTCTAGTATCGATTCCATTCGGCTTTTTACTAACACTCGCCGTAAAAAGTCGCATAAAACCACTCGCTTGGCTTGCACATACGTATATTTATATCATGCGTGGCACACCACTATTACTACAATTATTATTAATTTGCTTCGGTTTACCTATGCTACCAGTAATCGGTGAATATTTAGTACTCGATCGTTTTGTGGCCGCTTGTCTTGGCTTTATTTTAAATTATGCTGCCTACTTTGCAGAAATATTCCGTGGTGGTCTTCTTGCCATCGATAAAGGACAATATGAGGCAGCCCAGGTACTCGGCTTATCCAAATGGCAAACGACAACACGTGTTATTTTGCCACAAATGTTTCGTGTCGCCTTACCCGCTTTATCAAATGAATCCGTTACACTGATTAAGGATACAGCCCTACTTTATGCAGTTGCTGTTCCCGAATTACTACATTTTGCGCAAACAGCTGTCAATCGTGACTTCACAATTACACCGTTCTTTATTGCTGGTGCAATTTACTTAGTCATGACCCTTGTATTGACCATATTCTTTAAATTGCTAGAAAAACGCTTTAAATTCGAATAG
- the pepF gene encoding oligoendopeptidase F: MKVLPLRKDVAVEETWDLTDLLSNEADFEPTLAQLVEDALSFEQQYKGTITDAQKVIDVLTAFEELQKRFVPIGTYASLNLETDRTNDVAQMRAAKFGTAIGKVSSALSFVRSELLALDEAVLQEAATSSPLYKRYLEELLKRKPHQLHPEVEKALAAFSPTFDAPYKTYNTTKLVDMDFGEFEANGEKHPLSFVLYENDWEFEANADVRRAAFEAFSSKLRDYQHTTAQVYNTHIQQEKTMADLRGFNSVIDYLLFDQDVDRSLYNRQIDLITKELAPHMRRYATLIQKANGIDQMTFADLKIALDSDYDPRLSMAEAKEYIEKALAVMGEDYNQLMDRAFNERWIDYAPNKGKSTGAFCSSPYGSHPYILMSWNEQMNEVFTLIHELGHAGHFANTYEHQSYLNSRPSLYFIEAPSTMNEMLLANYLLTHNDDLRFKRWVISNIVAKTYYHNFVTHLLEAAYQRKVYELIDAGEAVNATILNQLKRSVLEDFWGDTVAISEGAELTWMRQPHYYMGLYPYTYSAGLTISTQVSQRILKEGAPAVEDWLAVLQAGGIKSPVELAQMAGVDITTDQPLRDTIAYIGHLIDELERLTVEIEAVQQ; the protein is encoded by the coding sequence ATGAAAGTTTTACCATTACGAAAAGATGTTGCAGTAGAAGAAACTTGGGATTTAACAGATTTATTAAGCAATGAGGCTGATTTTGAACCTACCTTGGCACAATTAGTGGAAGATGCGCTTAGCTTCGAGCAACAATACAAAGGAACAATTACTGATGCACAAAAAGTAATCGACGTGTTAACAGCCTTTGAAGAGCTACAAAAAAGATTTGTTCCGATTGGCACATATGCAAGCTTAAATCTCGAAACAGATCGCACAAATGATGTAGCACAAATGCGTGCCGCTAAATTTGGTACAGCTATCGGAAAAGTTAGCAGTGCTCTATCCTTCGTACGTAGTGAGTTACTGGCATTGGATGAAGCTGTTTTACAAGAAGCAGCAACATCAAGCCCTCTTTACAAACGATATCTAGAGGAATTATTAAAACGAAAACCACACCAGCTACACCCTGAAGTGGAAAAAGCGCTAGCAGCATTCAGCCCTACATTTGACGCGCCCTATAAAACGTACAATACGACGAAATTAGTGGACATGGATTTTGGCGAGTTTGAAGCCAATGGCGAAAAGCATCCCCTTAGCTTCGTCCTGTACGAAAATGACTGGGAGTTTGAAGCAAATGCAGATGTACGTCGTGCTGCCTTTGAAGCATTTTCAAGCAAGCTACGTGATTACCAGCATACAACAGCACAAGTATATAACACACATATTCAACAAGAAAAAACAATGGCTGACCTAAGAGGCTTTAACTCTGTTATTGATTATTTACTATTTGATCAAGATGTCGATCGTTCTCTCTATAATCGTCAAATTGATTTAATTACAAAAGAGCTTGCCCCGCATATGCGTCGCTATGCAACGTTAATTCAAAAAGCCAACGGTATCGACCAAATGACATTTGCAGATTTAAAAATTGCGCTGGACTCTGATTATGATCCTAGACTATCGATGGCTGAGGCAAAAGAATATATTGAAAAGGCATTAGCCGTTATGGGTGAAGACTATAATCAATTAATGGATAGAGCCTTCAATGAACGCTGGATTGACTATGCGCCAAACAAAGGAAAATCTACAGGGGCATTTTGTTCAAGTCCGTATGGTAGCCATCCGTATATTTTAATGTCATGGAATGAACAAATGAATGAAGTCTTTACACTTATTCACGAGCTTGGTCATGCTGGGCATTTTGCAAATACGTATGAACATCAATCTTATCTGAATAGTCGACCATCTTTGTACTTTATTGAAGCGCCATCAACAATGAATGAAATGCTGTTAGCGAATTATTTACTAACACATAATGATGATCTACGCTTTAAACGTTGGGTGATTTCTAATATTGTAGCGAAAACATATTATCATAACTTTGTTACACATTTACTAGAAGCTGCCTATCAACGTAAAGTATATGAATTAATTGATGCTGGAGAGGCAGTTAACGCAACCATCCTCAATCAATTAAAACGCTCTGTGCTGGAAGATTTCTGGGGTGATACAGTGGCGATCTCTGAAGGTGCTGAACTTACATGGATGCGTCAGCCACACTATTATATGGGCCTTTACCCATACACATATAGTGCAGGGTTAACCATCTCAACACAAGTGTCTCAACGTATTTTAAAAGAGGGCGCTCCAGCTGTTGAAGATTGGCTAGCAGTGCTACAGGCTGGCGGCATAAAATCACCAGTGGAGCTAGCACAAATGGCAGGTGTTGATATCACGACTGACCAACCGCTTCGTGATACAATTGCCTACATTGGCCATTTAATTGATGAGCTTGAACGTCTGACAGTGGAAATCGAAGCCGTTCAGCAATAA
- a CDS encoding ribonuclease HI family protein encodes MLEVYIDAASAGNPGPSGIGLFIKGEGHHIQISEYIGETNNHIAEFTALVRGLEEAQKLGSPLVSVRSDSKIVVASMEKEYVKNEEFKPYLEKALALATSFDLFFIKWVPDAQNKAADALARKAIHSKNS; translated from the coding sequence ATGTTAGAAGTTTATATAGATGCTGCCAGTGCAGGAAATCCTGGGCCAAGTGGGATTGGGTTATTTATTAAAGGTGAAGGCCACCATATCCAAATCAGTGAGTATATTGGCGAAACAAACAACCATATTGCTGAATTCACGGCATTAGTTCGTGGCCTTGAAGAAGCACAAAAGTTAGGCTCCCCTCTTGTCTCAGTACGTTCGGATTCCAAAATCGTTGTCGCTTCTATGGAAAAAGAATATGTCAAAAACGAGGAATTTAAACCTTATTTAGAAAAAGCTTTAGCACTTGCTACTAGCTTTGATTTATTTTTTATCAAATGGGTGCCTGACGCACAAAACAAAGCGGCTGATGCTTTGGCACGCAAAGCAATCCACAGCAAAAATAGCTAA
- a CDS encoding SEC-C domain-containing protein produces the protein MVKRNDPCPCGSGKKYKKCCEGKQQVTVEAVQIEELERVLQTFYLEYPERKDVRAYIEHVGTWQPKLESVLQRELIEAIALDDFFFHQEPSIWKNYLKKTKKKAVRPSTVKVLEDWSQPTLFIGTVSVVEEKYFKANHLLTNEELYIRRENNKPIPEGMHVFAFILPDGTKKSAHYLAVSTLIFFPEDHAKVFEDFKKNFEASEKKVGSFLKEEHLAFWELLVSNGYKGEEFSNFESNVLTQVKDFLEQNERETAPMLELLEDYLIEGQPTARKEAAIAAGAIRYGQEKELFESLSMTVKEIAATFDISASSLTKYYQDLSSYADTK, from the coding sequence ATGGTAAAACGTAATGATCCATGCCCATGCGGTAGCGGCAAAAAATATAAAAAATGTTGTGAAGGCAAACAGCAAGTAACAGTGGAAGCAGTACAAATCGAAGAATTAGAGCGTGTGCTACAAACATTTTACTTAGAATATCCTGAACGCAAAGATGTTCGTGCCTATATCGAGCATGTGGGCACATGGCAGCCTAAATTAGAGAGCGTTCTACAGCGTGAGCTAATTGAAGCCATCGCTTTAGACGACTTTTTCTTCCATCAAGAGCCATCTATCTGGAAAAATTATCTAAAGAAAACGAAGAAAAAGGCGGTAAGACCTTCTACAGTCAAAGTACTTGAAGATTGGTCTCAGCCGACTTTATTTATTGGTACGGTGTCTGTTGTTGAGGAAAAATATTTCAAGGCTAATCATTTACTTACAAATGAAGAGCTTTATATTCGTCGTGAAAATAACAAACCGATTCCTGAAGGTATGCATGTATTTGCCTTTATCTTACCAGACGGTACGAAGAAATCGGCTCATTATTTAGCTGTGTCCACACTGATTTTCTTCCCAGAGGATCATGCAAAAGTCTTCGAAGATTTCAAGAAGAACTTTGAGGCATCCGAGAAGAAGGTTGGCTCATTCTTAAAAGAAGAGCACCTAGCATTCTGGGAGTTATTAGTATCAAATGGCTATAAAGGTGAGGAATTCTCAAACTTTGAGAGCAATGTCCTGACACAAGTAAAAGACTTCCTAGAGCAAAATGAGCGTGAAACAGCACCGATGCTTGAGCTATTAGAGGACTATTTAATTGAAGGTCAACCGACTGCGCGCAAAGAAGCGGCCATTGCAGCTGGTGCGATTCGTTATGGTCAGGAAAAGGAGCTATTCGAGTCTCTATCTATGACGGTGAAAGAAATCGCTGCGACATTCGATATTTCAGCTTCCTCTCTTACAAAGTATTATCAAGACCTAAGCAGCTATGCTGATACGAAATAA